In Thiovibrio frasassiensis, one DNA window encodes the following:
- a CDS encoding tyrosine-type recombinase/integrase gives MPKSLKLRTGKTLAVEPIQSREHVAQIKRMLKAKSDPRDYALFIFGINTALRACDLRRLTVNDVQHLKLGDPWTFRERKTGKIRKFVMNRDMFDAKVRLLKSRPDFTAASPLFIGYQGRPLCGKYINLLVQEWCRAVGITYRVGGHTPRKTFGYQKRVYENVDFAVLHEIYGHSSIYILKRYLCVTDAEVLNIHTEPI, from the coding sequence ATGCCAAAAAGTCTGAAACTACGAACTGGAAAAACTCTCGCCGTTGAGCCGATCCAAAGCCGCGAGCACGTCGCACAAATCAAGCGCATGCTGAAAGCGAAATCAGACCCGCGTGACTATGCATTGTTTATTTTTGGTATCAATACCGCTCTTCGAGCCTGCGACTTGCGCCGGTTGACTGTCAATGATGTCCAACATCTCAAGCTTGGTGATCCTTGGACGTTTCGTGAGCGAAAAACCGGAAAAATCCGAAAATTTGTGATGAATAGAGACATGTTTGACGCGAAAGTTCGGTTGCTCAAATCTCGACCCGACTTCACTGCCGCATCGCCGCTATTCATCGGCTATCAAGGAAGGCCGTTATGCGGCAAGTATATCAACTTGCTTGTGCAAGAATGGTGTCGTGCCGTAGGCATCACGTACCGCGTTGGAGGACACACGCCCCGCAAGACCTTCGGCTACCAAAAACGCGTCTATGAAAATGTAGATTTCGCTGTCCTGCATGAAATCTACGGGCACTCTAGCATTTACATACTCAAGCGCTACTTATGCGTGACGGACGCTGAAGTACTCAACATACACACTGAACCGATTTAA